The following nucleotide sequence is from Mangifera indica cultivar Alphonso chromosome 1, CATAS_Mindica_2.1, whole genome shotgun sequence.
TCCATTGAACTTCCAGTTATTCTCTTTACAATCACCTGCATCTTCTGTTTCTGTCGAGCTTTGGTTTTTAATACAATGAGAACAGTTCGGATGATAAGCTTGAAACGAATACTGTCACCACCGCCATTGCTTCGTTgtgttttatttcttgtttgtaTTGCGCTTTTGTTGGATGTAAATAATGGCCAGGATGGTGGAGATGATTACAATGATGGCGGCGAGGATGCTGCCCCGGCTCCACCACCAGGTCAAGACGAATGTAATGGGATCTTCTTGACGTACAGTTTGACTGGACGAGAAAAGGAATTACCTTTCCTCAAGGATGCAGCCAAACAAGCTTGGGCGTTTAAGGCCATTGCGAGTATTGTGAATGCTGGCACTGAGGAGCTTAAAGCGTGGAAAATGTTTGTGGGGTTTCAGCACAAAGAGATTTTGGTGTCGGCTACCGGAGCCACCATTATCGACGGTTCTGATTTTCCTACGCCGGTTGGGAATGGAACCACCTTTGTGGGCAACCCAATGGCGGATTTGAAAACCTCCATCGATACCGCCGGTGATTATTCTCAGATTTCCGCTAAGATTGAAATCAAAGGCACCCAATTCGGAGTTAGGCCACCGGGTGTCCCAATGCCAAAGAGCCTTAAGCTCATGAACGATGGATTTGCTTGTCCTGGCGCAACCAGAAAAGGTAATCATAATTAACAGCTTGGATTGGATCCGAACCAGGTTGGGTCGGACTCGAAAGTTGACTTGATTTGGTTCAGTTCGGTTCTAGTTTTTTAGatcgaatttgaattgagttcgAATTGGGAGGTTCTGACTCATTTTAAAACTAAGTCATACTCGACCTAGAAagagttttgtttattttaacttACGCGTTGGGTAAATGACTTAATTCTATTAGAGTTTGACTTGTGACTTGATTGAAATAATGTTAAGTAATTGTTAaacgatgtatttttattaatgagtcacgaatttgaattatgaatataatCCATACATATGAgccatgaatttaaattataaattcgagtAAAACTCgaactaaatcattttatttaaacaaaacccaaactttttttaattttgactcaatgaACTTAAactgaactattttttattcgagtcaAGCTCAAACCAAAGGGTATTCGGGCTCATCTTGGTTTGTATTTACCCCTACTTATAATCTTagctcaataaatttaaatcacactatttttatttgaatcaaacttttattaatagAGATTTGGGCTTGACTCTGTTATAATGCTATCGTATTGAGGGCATATAatgttgaattatttttaagcAATACTGAAATTTGATTGATTGTACAGGGAGCTATATGCATGTCTGCTGTAAAAGGAATCCAAAATACAAAGCGCCACCAGCCAAAACCACCAAATATGCACGACGGCAGAAGGGAGATCTCTCTATAATGTTTGATGTAATTCAAGCCTCTGCCAACAATTATCTTGCTGAAGTTACCATTGACAACCTCCACCCTTTAGGCCGGCTTAACCATTGGAACTTGACGTGGGAATGGCAACATGGTGAGTTCATTTCAACCATGAGGGGAGCTTTCACTCGCAAAAAGGGCGCTGCTGATTGCATTTATGGCCCTGCTGGGAAATATTACAAGGAATTTGATTTCTCAACTGTCATGAATTGTCAGAAGAAGCCTATCATTTCTGATTTGCCTGCTGATAGAAAAGATGATGAGAAAATTGGGAAGTTACCATTTTGTTGTAGGAATGGTAGTGTTTTGCCAAAAACGATGAATGCGAGTGAGTCAAAATCGGTTTTTCAGATGCAGGTTTTTAAGTTGCCTCCTTATGACAACAGAACTGCTCTTCTTCCCCCACTGAAATGGGCAATCACTGGTATTGTAAATCCCACGTACAAGTGTGGTGCTCCGCTAAGAGTTGAAGCATCTGAATATCCTGACCCCACGGGACTTCAAGCTATTACTACTGCAATGGCAAGTTATCAAATCATTTGCAACATTACAAAGCCTGAGAAACATAAAGC
It contains:
- the LOC123193721 gene encoding COBRA-like protein 10, which produces MRTVRMISLKRILSPPPLLRCVLFLVCIALLLDVNNGQDGGDDYNDGGEDAAPAPPPGQDECNGIFLTYSLTGREKELPFLKDAAKQAWAFKAIASIVNAGTEELKAWKMFVGFQHKEILVSATGATIIDGSDFPTPVGNGTTFVGNPMADLKTSIDTAGDYSQISAKIEIKGTQFGVRPPGVPMPKSLKLMNDGFACPGATRKGSYMHVCCKRNPKYKAPPAKTTKYARRQKGDLSIMFDVIQASANNYLAEVTIDNLHPLGRLNHWNLTWEWQHGEFISTMRGAFTRKKGAADCIYGPAGKYYKEFDFSTVMNCQKKPIISDLPADRKDDEKIGKLPFCCRNGSVLPKTMNASESKSVFQMQVFKLPPYDNRTALLPPLKWAITGIVNPTYKCGAPLRVEASEYPDPTGLQAITTAMASYQIICNITKPEKHKARCCVSFSAYYNDSIIPCQTCACGCPNTERCNPKAKALLLPAEAQLVPFENRTLQAKAWASINHKRVPRPMPCPDNCGVSVHWHVNSDYKEGWSARVTIFNWGADTFEDWFAAVKMDKAYAGFEKVYSFNGTKLPQVNKTIFFQGLKGLNYLVAETNGSKRGEPRVPGKQQSVISFTKKQTPKIKIPRGDGFPAKVFFNGEECALPAEFPKKDSGHKSPVNFLLVMLIGVLTFVLMQDQFH